The DNA window AACCCGATCTTCCGACGAAGATCCGGGGTCCGGAAGATCCGGCCGATGGCGGTGAACAAAAGGGGCCTCCTGTGGGATGGTGCGGGGTCGGCCCGGGTGACCGGCATGATGCCGGCCACCCGAGTGAGCTCCTGTGCGGAGCCGGCCGAGGGCTACTTGACGCTGCCCCCGGCTGCCACGATCTTCTGCTCAGCTGAGCCGGAGACCTTGTCGACCGCGACATTCAGCTTAACCGAGATGTCACCGTTTCCGAGAACCTTGACCTTCTCGTTCTTCCGGACGGCACCCTTGGCGACGAGGTCGACCGTGGTGACGTCGCCACCCTTGGGGTACAGCTCGGCGAGCTTCTCCAGGTTCACGACCTGGTACTCGACACGGAAGGGGTTCTTGAAGCCACGGAGCTTCGGGGTGCGCATGTGCAGCGGCATCTGCCCACCCTCGAAGCCGACCTTGACGTTGTAGCGGGCCTTCGTACCCTTGGTACCGCGACCAGCGGTCTTACCCTTGGACGCCTCACCGCGACCGACGCGCATCCGGGCCTTCTTGGCACCGGCGGCGGGACGGAGGTGGTGGACCTTCAGGACCTGCTCGCGCTTCTCGGCGGGCTCGTCCGTCGCGGGCTTCTTGGCAGCAGCAGCCTTGGGGGCCGCCTTCGCCTTCGGCTCGGACTTCGCAGCGGCCGTCTTCGGAGCTGCCTTCGCAGCGGCCTTGGGGGCCTTCTCCTCAGTGGTTTCGTTCTTCTCAGCCATTAGTCGATCTCCTCAACCTGTACGAGGTGAGCAACAGTGTTCACGTAGCCGCGGTTCTGTGCGTTGTCCGGACGGACGACGACAGCACCGATGCGACGGAGACCCAGGCTGCGAAGCGTGTCGCGCTGGTTCTGCTTCTCACTAATTCTGCCCTTGATCTGGGTGATCCTCAGCTGGGCCATCAGGCACCTACCTTCGCAGCAGCGGCCGCCTGAACGGCCTCTGCCTCTGCGCGGAGCAGACGGGCCGGAGCGACCTGGTCGAACTCGAGACCACGACGAGCTGCAACGGCACGAGGTTCCTCGAGCTGCTTCAGCGCCGTGACGGTCGCGTGGACGATGTTGATCGTGTTGGACGAACCGAGCGACTTGCTCAGGACGTCGTGGATACCGGCGCACTCGAGGACGGCGCGGACCGGACCACCGGCGATGACACCGGTACCGGCGGCGGCGGGGCGCAGGAGCACCACACCGGCTGCCGCCTCACCCTGGGTGGGGTGCGGGATGGTCGAACCGACGCGCGGGACGCGGAAGAAGTTCTTCTTCGCCTCCTCGACGCCCTTCGCGATCGCGAGGGGCACTTCGCGGGCCTTACCGTAGCCGACGCCGACCATGCCGTTGCCGTCACCGACGACCACGAGGGCGGTGAAGCTGAAGCGGCGACCACCCTTCACGACCTTCGAGACACGGTTGATGGTCACGACGCGCTCCAGGAACTGGCTCTTGTCGCTGTCGCGGCTTCCGCGGTCGCGGTTCGGGTTGCGCTCACGGCCTCCGCGACGCGCCTCGCGGGGCTCGCGGTCACCGGTCGGTGCCGTCGACGCCGCGGTCTCGACCGGGGCCTCGGCCACGGTTGCGACAGGCTCTTGCAGCTGCTTGTTGTCTTCGCTCACAGGTTCAATCCGCCCTCTCGAGCACCATCGGCAATTGCTGCCACGCGACCTGCGTAGCGGTTGCCTCCACGGTCAAATACGACATCTTCGATGCCGGCTGCCTTCGCACGCTCGGCGATGAGTTCGCCGACCTTGCGCGACTTGGCGGTCTTGTCGCCGTCGAACGTCCGGAGGGTGTCCTCCATGGTCGAGGCGGAGACGAGGGTGTGACCCTTCGTGTCATCGACAACCTGCACGAACACGTGACGGGCTGAACGGTTGACGACGAGGCGCGGACGGACCGCGGTGCCCTCGACCTTCTTGCGCAGACGCGCGTGGCGACGGCCACGTGCGGCAGTCTTCGTTGGACGAGCCATGGTTACTTACCAGCCTTTCCGGCCTTGCGACGCACGATCTCGCCGGCGTAGCGCACGCCCTTGCCCTTGTACGGCTCGGGCTTGCGGATCTTACGGATGTTGGCGGCGACCTCGCCGACGGCCTGCTTGTCGATACCGGCGACCGTGAGCTTGTTGTTGCCCTCGACGGTCAGCGTGATGCCGACCGGCGGCTCGACGGTGACGGGGTGCGAGAAGCCGAGCGCGAACTCGACGGCGCTGCCCTTCTGTGCGACGCGGTAACCGGTACCGACGACCTCGAGGCCCTTGGAGTAGCCCTGGGTGACGCCGATGATCTGGTTCGCGATGAGCGTGCGGGTCAGGCCGTGGAGCGAACGCGAGTTGCGCTCGTCGTCAGGACGCGTGACCAGCAGCTGTGCGTCTTCGAGCTTGACCTCGATGGGGCTGGCGACGACGAGCGAGAGCTCACCCTTCGGGCCCTTGACGGTGACGTTCTGGCCGGCGACGTCGATGGTGACGCCTGCCGGGATGTCGATGGGGAGTCTTCCAATACGAGACATGACTGGCTACCACACGTAGGCGAGGATTTCCCCACCCACGCCCTTCTTCTCGGCCTGGCGGTCCGTGAGGAGTCCGCTGGAGGTGGACAGGATGACGACGCCGAGGCCGCCGAGGACCTTGGGGATCTCGTTCGACTTCGCGTAGACGCGGAGGCCGGGCTTCGAGACGCGCTTGATGCCGGCGATGGAGCGCTCGCGGTTCGGGCCGAACTTGAGGCTCAGCGAGAGCGTCTGTCCGACGGCCGCGTCAGCGACCTCCCAGCCGGAGATGTAGCCCTCGGACTTGAGGATCTCGGCGATGTTCACCTTGAGCTTGGAGTGCGGCATCGACACGGTGTCGTGGTGCGCCGAGTTCGCATTGCGCAGTCTGGTCAGCATGTCTGCGACCGGATCTGTCATGGTCATATCGAGTGTTTCCTTTGTTCACCAGGTTTCGACATCCTGTGCAAGGGTGCCGACCTGTGGTGGTTGAACCGTTCTGGGCAGGAGTGCCCCG is part of the Plantibacter sp. Leaf314 genome and encodes:
- the rplO gene encoding 50S ribosomal protein L15, with the protein product MAEKNETTEEKAPKAAAKAAPKTAAAKSEPKAKAAPKAAAAKKPATDEPAEKREQVLKVHHLRPAAGAKKARMRVGRGEASKGKTAGRGTKGTKARYNVKVGFEGGQMPLHMRTPKLRGFKNPFRVEYQVVNLEKLAELYPKGGDVTTVDLVAKGAVRKNEKVKVLGNGDISVKLNVAVDKVSGSAEQKIVAAGGSVK
- the rpmD gene encoding 50S ribosomal protein L30; protein product: MAQLRITQIKGRISEKQNQRDTLRSLGLRRIGAVVVRPDNAQNRGYVNTVAHLVQVEEID
- the rpsE gene encoding 30S ribosomal protein S5, encoding MSEDNKQLQEPVATVAEAPVETAASTAPTGDREPREARRGGRERNPNRDRGSRDSDKSQFLERVVTINRVSKVVKGGRRFSFTALVVVGDGNGMVGVGYGKAREVPLAIAKGVEEAKKNFFRVPRVGSTIPHPTQGEAAAGVVLLRPAAAGTGVIAGGPVRAVLECAGIHDVLSKSLGSSNTINIVHATVTALKQLEEPRAVAARRGLEFDQVAPARLLRAEAEAVQAAAAAKVGA
- the rplR gene encoding 50S ribosomal protein L18 — translated: MARPTKTAARGRRHARLRKKVEGTAVRPRLVVNRSARHVFVQVVDDTKGHTLVSASTMEDTLRTFDGDKTAKSRKVGELIAERAKAAGIEDVVFDRGGNRYAGRVAAIADGAREGGLNL
- the rplF gene encoding 50S ribosomal protein L6, which codes for MSRIGRLPIDIPAGVTIDVAGQNVTVKGPKGELSLVVASPIEVKLEDAQLLVTRPDDERNSRSLHGLTRTLIANQIIGVTQGYSKGLEVVGTGYRVAQKGSAVEFALGFSHPVTVEPPVGITLTVEGNNKLTVAGIDKQAVGEVAANIRKIRKPEPYKGKGVRYAGEIVRRKAGKAGK
- the rpsH gene encoding 30S ribosomal protein S8 yields the protein MTMTDPVADMLTRLRNANSAHHDTVSMPHSKLKVNIAEILKSEGYISGWEVADAAVGQTLSLSLKFGPNRERSIAGIKRVSKPGLRVYAKSNEIPKVLGGLGVVILSTSSGLLTDRQAEKKGVGGEILAYVW